GATCCTGGTGGCCTGGGGCGCCTCGCTGCTCGTGCTGGTCGGCGAGAAGGACCTCGGCACCTCGCTGCTGTTCTTCGGCATCTTCATCGTGCAGGTCTACGTGGCCACCGAGCGGACGTCCTGGCTGCTCATCGGCCTGGGCCTGTTCCTGGTCGGGGCGTACGCGGCGTACTTCGCCTTCGCGCACGTGCAGGAGCGGGTCGAGGTCTGGCTGCGGCCCTTCGACTTCCGGGACGACCAGGGCTACCAGATCGTGCAGTCGCTGTTCGGGCTCGGCACCGGCGGGCTGTTCGGCACCGGCCTCGGCGGCGGCCGGCCGGAGACCGTGCCGTTCGCGAAGACCGACTTCATCGTCGCCACCGTCGGCGAGGAGCTCGGCCTGGTCGGCCTGGTCGCGCTGCTGGTGATCTACGCGCTGATCGTCAGCCGCGGCTTCCGGACCGCGCTGACCGTGCGGGACTCCTTCGGCAAGCTGCTCGCCTCGGGCCTGGCCTTCACGCTCGCCTTCCAGGTCTTCATCGTCGTCGGCGGCGTGACCAAGCTGATCCCGCTGACCGGCCTGACCACGCCGTTCCTGTCCTACGGCGGCTCGTCGCTGGTGGCGAACTTCGCCCTGGTCGCGCTGCTGCTGCGGATCTCCGACGCGGCCCGCCGGCCGCCGGTGACCCCGACCCGGCAACCCCCGCTGGCCGACGCGATGACCGAGGTGGTCCGGTGAACCGGCCGGTCCGGCGGGTCGCGCTGGCGATGCTGGTGCTCTTCGGCCTGCTCATCGCCAACGCCAACTACGTGCAGGTGTTCGAGGGCGACAAGCTGCGCTCCGACCCCGGCAACACCCGCGTCCTGCTCGACGAATACGAACGGCAGCGCGGCACGATCGTCGTCGACGGCTCCCCGGTGGCCGAGTCGGTCTCCACCAACGACAAGCTGCGCTACCTGCGCCGCTACCCCGGCAAGGGGACGTACGCGCCGGTCACCGGCTTCTACTCGCTGATCTACGGCGCCACCGGCATCGAGCAGTCCGAGAACGGCTTCCTGTCCGGCAGCGACAACCGGCTGTTCACCCAGCGCCTGTCCGCCCTGCTCACCGGGCGCGACCCGCGCGGCGGCAACGTGGTGCTGACGCTGAACAGCAAGGCCCAGCAGGCCGCGGTGGCCGGGCTCGGCAACCGGCGCGGGGCGGTGGTCGCGATGGACCCGACCACCGGCGCGATCCTGGCCATGGCCAGCAGCCCCTCGTACGACCCGAACCCGATCTCCTCGCACGACCCGGACACCATCCGGGCCCAGTACAACAAGCTGGCCGCGGACGCGTCCGACCCGCTGATCAACCGGGCGATCAACGAGCGGTACCCGCCCGGGTCGGCGTTCAAGGTCGTGGTCGCGGCCGCGGCGCTGGCCAACGGGCGGACGCCGGACACCCAGATCGACTGCCCGACGGTCTACACGCCGCCGGGGACGAGCCGCGGGCTGAAGAACTTCGGCGGCGAGAGCTGCGGGGCGAGCAAGGTCACCATGCAGACGGCGCTGACCAACTCGTACAACACCGCGTTCGCGAAGCTGGGCGTCGACCTGGGCGAGTCGGAGATCCGCCGGGCCGCGGCCGGCTTCGGGATCGGCACCGGCGACGCGCTGCAGGTCCCGATGCGGGTCTCGCCGAGCTCGCTCGGCGACATCCCGGACACCCCGGCGCTGGCCCAGACCTCGATCGGGCAGCGGGACGTCGCGCTGACCCCGCTGCAGGCGGCGGAGATCGCCGCGGCGGTGTCCAACGACGGCGTGCTCATGACGCCGTACCTGATCTCGGAGGTGCAGGCGCCGGACCTGACCGTGCTGGACCAGACCAAGCCGGAGCAGCTCTCGACCGCGGTGACGCCGCAGATCGCCGGCCAGCTCACCCAGATGATGCGCAGCGTCGTGCAGAACGGCACCGGCAGGTCGGCCCGGATCCCGGGCATCGACGTGGCCGGCAAGACCGGCACCGCGGAGAACGCGCCCGACGCCGCCCCGCACGCCTGGTTCATCGGCTTCGCCAAGAACGCCGGCAAGCAGGTCGCGGTCTCGGTGATCATCGAGAACGGCGGCAACTCCGGCAGCGAGACCACCGGCGGCGAGGCCGCCGCGCCGATCGCCAAGCAGGTCATGCAGGCCGTGCTGGGTGCGGGGGGCGGGTGAGGTGGACTCCCTCGCCCAGGACACGCTGCTCGGCGACCGCTACCGGCTCACCCGGCGGATCGCGATCGGCGGCATGGGCGAGGTCTGGCGGGCCGAGGACACCGTGCTGCACCGGGTGGTCGCGGTGAAGGTGCTCAAGAGCGAGCTGACCCAGGACCAGACCTTCCTGGAGCGGTTCCGGACCGAGGCCCGTACGACCGCGTCGCTGCAGCACAACGGCATCGCGAACGTCTTCGACTACGGCGAGGTGACCGGGGCGTCCGACGACATCCCGGTCGCGTACCTGGTCATGGAGTACGTCGACGGGGAGCCGCTCTCGGCCCAGCTGGCCCGGGACGGGCGGCTGCCGGCGATCCGG
The nucleotide sequence above comes from Mycobacteriales bacterium. Encoded proteins:
- a CDS encoding FtsW/RodA/SpoVE family cell cycle protein, with translation MTAPPAATAGTAGETRPVPRRRGTELALLAFAVILVIAADAVVDATFNDTVSTAVWTYGAGFALIYAVAHLAVRWLAPYADPLILPAVALLNGLGLVLIRRLDLAEVADAQQDGRPIPSGDAEVQVVWTLIGLALFVAVLMIVRDHRALARYAYTLAAAGLAFLALPAVLPGRFSEVNGAKIWIRVAGFSIQPGEFAKLALMVFFAAFLVQKRDVLSLASRRVLGIDLPRGRDLGPILVAWGASLLVLVGEKDLGTSLLFFGIFIVQVYVATERTSWLLIGLGLFLVGAYAAYFAFAHVQERVEVWLRPFDFRDDQGYQIVQSLFGLGTGGLFGTGLGGGRPETVPFAKTDFIVATVGEELGLVGLVALLVIYALIVSRGFRTALTVRDSFGKLLASGLAFTLAFQVFIVVGGVTKLIPLTGLTTPFLSYGGSSLVANFALVALLLRISDAARRPPVTPTRQPPLADAMTEVVR
- a CDS encoding penicillin-binding protein 2, with product MNRPVRRVALAMLVLFGLLIANANYVQVFEGDKLRSDPGNTRVLLDEYERQRGTIVVDGSPVAESVSTNDKLRYLRRYPGKGTYAPVTGFYSLIYGATGIEQSENGFLSGSDNRLFTQRLSALLTGRDPRGGNVVLTLNSKAQQAAVAGLGNRRGAVVAMDPTTGAILAMASSPSYDPNPISSHDPDTIRAQYNKLAADASDPLINRAINERYPPGSAFKVVVAAAALANGRTPDTQIDCPTVYTPPGTSRGLKNFGGESCGASKVTMQTALTNSYNTAFAKLGVDLGESEIRRAAAGFGIGTGDALQVPMRVSPSSLGDIPDTPALAQTSIGQRDVALTPLQAAEIAAAVSNDGVLMTPYLISEVQAPDLTVLDQTKPEQLSTAVTPQIAGQLTQMMRSVVQNGTGRSARIPGIDVAGKTGTAENAPDAAPHAWFIGFAKNAGKQVAVSVIIENGGNSGSETTGGEAAAPIAKQVMQAVLGAGGG